One segment of Panicum virgatum strain AP13 chromosome 1K, P.virgatum_v5, whole genome shotgun sequence DNA contains the following:
- the LOC120656066 gene encoding uncharacterized protein LOC120656066, with the protein MGRGRGRGKKLTIVRSHEDKGSSGEEVVPSRKRRGRPQKRFADKIDQTDVENFVEKVDGDGEEVDDVKLKNSTSSVGNKRGRPLKEGSNLVLEENNSSIRPSSDESTRTNGFRQIGSRRKSKPRRAAEAGLECK; encoded by the coding sequence ATGGGTAGAGGAAGAGGCAGAGGGAAGAAGCTAACCATAGTCAGGAGCCATGAAGACAAAGGAAGCAGCGGTGAGGAAGTTGTGCCTTCAAGAAAGAGGAGAGGAAGGCCCCAAAAGCGCTTCGCCGATAAGATTGATCAAACAGATGTTGAAAATTTTGTTGAAAAGGTTGATGGAGATGGTGAAGAAGTTGATGACGTGAAGCTGAAGAACAGCACTTCATCTGTTGGCAACAAGAGGGGCAGGCCGCTGAAAGAAGGCTCTAACCTTGTCCTAGAAGAGAATAACTCTAGTATTCGACCAAGCAGTGATGAATCAACGAGGACTAACGGATTCAGGCAGATTGGAAGCCGGAGGAAAAGCAAACCCCGGCGAGCGGCAGAGGCAGGGCTAGAATGCAAGTGA
- the LOC120639813 gene encoding outer envelope pore protein 16-3, chloroplastic/mitochondrial-like: protein MEEDSPLTKTVKGAVTGLAAGTIWGTVVATWYDVPRVERHVALPGLIRTLKMCGTYGATFATIGGLYIGVEQLVQSQRKKRDFVNGAVGAFVAGASVCGYRGKSIQSALIGGSCLAFTSAVLDIGGNTTRVDNGKEYYPYTTEKKPAH from the exons ATGGAGGAGGACTCGCCGCTGACGAAGACGGTGAAGGGCGCCGTGACGGGGCTCGCCGCTGGGACCATCTGGGGCACCGTCGTCGCCACCTGGTACGACGTGCCCCGGGTGGAGCGCCACGTCGCGCTCCCGGGCCTCATCCGGACGCTCAAGATGTGCGGGACCTACGGGGCCACCTTCGCCACCATCGGCGGACTCTACATCGGCGTCGAGCAGCTCGTGCAGAGTCAGCGCAAGAAGCGCGACTTCGTCAACGGGGCCGTCGGTGCGTTCGTCGCCGGAGCCTCCGTCTGCGGCTACAGAG GAAAGAGCATTCAGTCTGCCCTCATCGGAGGCTCCTGCCTGGCGTTCACATCTGCTGTGCTGGACATTGGTGGCAATACAACGAGAGTGGACAATGGCAAAGAGTACTATCCCTACACAACCGAGAAGAAGCCCGCTCATTGA